The proteins below are encoded in one region of Syntrophorhabdales bacterium:
- a CDS encoding MoaD/ThiS family protein, producing MRVHVKVHAYLRQTIAAPKTLVGGESWDVAEGTTAAQIAEMLGVPGGFPVLITVNGASCHDPARTLLKQEDSLVLSPVIAGG from the coding sequence ATGAGGGTCCACGTCAAAGTGCATGCATACCTGCGCCAGACCATCGCCGCTCCGAAGACCCTTGTCGGTGGAGAATCGTGGGATGTGGCAGAGGGAACCACTGCTGCTCAAATTGCAGAAATGCTCGGGGTACCGGGAGGGTTCCCCGTGCTCATCACGGTAAATGGCGCTTCATGCCACGATCCGGCGCGCACTCTGCTCAAGCAAGAAGATAGTCTCGTTTTATCACCCGTAATAGCCGGGGGGTAA
- a CDS encoding molybdopterin-dependent oxidoreductase, which yields MGIIEQDRERYRKIFGERDKQKDHWVYSICSLCYGECSIRVRVLDGKPVAIEGVPESDRGAQGRICAKGVTGLMDWYNPNRILYPVKRTNPKKGLREDPGWERITWEEALDTVTDKLVAARKKDPRRTFFAMTPGPTGGMRSNVTFTRFFPAYGTMSHASGGPSVMCGASAHHIGALHYAAWDIVPDYQYCNYVLRCGGNEGWGGGRNSSASVRLAAAARERGMKMKVMDPQGFTVASKGEEWIPVLPATDIAVFLAIANLIVNEIKVYDREYIRHKTNGPYLIGPDMLYVRDLQTGKPLLLDEADNKVKAYDDPGLVSPAIEGKYTAAGVECRPSFALIREHLRQYNPEWASEISTVPAATIRRLARELVEEARIGSVIEIDGVKVPYRPACVVGYKGLQTHQNSYHQYSAMHLINVLLGNQDVCGGILGSGTPRSLGYPGTGRFNFTAYGGFEGMLTAGAWPVGWNVWPPRKVEDPGNRINFQDVLSHSGSNIYPYAEDWEELWQRAGNAFQPEVFFTYGANVVMNIIRPEAAEKFLKKIPFAVGLQPFHNETTEGFCDIVLPECHYLETLDITCGFGVTYNYPTGMDKWSFHLRLPVTEPRGEARDVQDVMNDLADRIGIRPQYNSVLDDFYTFRKARPPESNGQIPRILEPDEHVSNPELVDRILKYHFGSEHDLAWFRDHSLITWYKKPEEAYWRWFINARVPMYHEAVEADREEIKKKAEKIGFQLNWGYFTGMTSYFPSVIYTELPEDSEYDLLIISQRDPLMTYRFTAHNPYINGAAQLNPYTYNIAMNVETAKRKGIKDGDTICLENRFGDTQTGRVKLTELIHPRVVAAVGLGSWAKGRPIAKGKGINPNALLRHDQRHFCPISGAAEPTARVKAYRK from the coding sequence ATGGGCATTATTGAACAGGACCGGGAGCGCTACAGAAAAATATTCGGCGAGAGAGACAAACAGAAGGACCACTGGGTCTATAGCATCTGCTCGCTCTGCTACGGTGAGTGTTCGATTCGCGTGAGGGTGCTGGACGGGAAACCCGTGGCTATCGAGGGCGTGCCTGAAAGCGACCGCGGTGCGCAGGGAAGAATCTGCGCCAAAGGTGTCACCGGTCTCATGGACTGGTACAACCCGAACAGAATCCTCTACCCGGTCAAAAGGACAAACCCCAAAAAAGGTCTTCGTGAAGATCCTGGCTGGGAGCGCATCACCTGGGAAGAGGCTCTCGATACGGTGACGGACAAACTTGTTGCTGCGCGAAAAAAAGATCCAAGGAGAACTTTTTTCGCAATGACTCCCGGACCCACGGGCGGCATGAGATCGAATGTTACCTTCACGCGCTTTTTCCCGGCATACGGCACCATGAGCCATGCTTCAGGCGGTCCCAGCGTCATGTGCGGCGCCAGTGCCCATCACATAGGTGCGCTGCACTATGCTGCGTGGGACATAGTCCCCGACTACCAGTACTGCAATTATGTGCTTCGGTGCGGTGGCAACGAGGGTTGGGGGGGCGGTCGCAATTCGAGCGCCAGCGTCAGGCTGGCAGCTGCTGCCCGCGAGCGCGGCATGAAAATGAAAGTCATGGACCCCCAGGGCTTCACCGTTGCCTCTAAGGGAGAGGAATGGATACCTGTACTCCCTGCAACTGATATTGCCGTCTTCCTTGCCATCGCCAATCTCATTGTGAATGAAATAAAAGTGTATGACAGGGAGTATATTCGGCACAAAACGAACGGCCCCTACCTGATCGGACCCGACATGCTCTATGTCCGCGATCTGCAGACGGGGAAACCTCTCCTTCTCGACGAGGCCGACAACAAGGTGAAGGCCTACGATGATCCCGGCTTGGTGTCTCCGGCCATTGAAGGGAAATATACGGCTGCAGGCGTGGAGTGCCGGCCGTCTTTCGCGCTCATCAGGGAGCATCTGAGGCAGTATAATCCTGAATGGGCATCAGAGATAAGTACGGTGCCGGCGGCTACCATACGGCGATTAGCGCGCGAGCTTGTTGAGGAGGCGAGAATAGGAAGCGTCATAGAGATCGATGGCGTAAAGGTTCCATACAGGCCCGCCTGCGTTGTGGGATACAAAGGACTGCAAACCCATCAAAACTCGTATCACCAGTACTCAGCCATGCATCTCATCAACGTGCTGCTCGGTAACCAGGACGTCTGCGGAGGCATCCTGGGTTCCGGCACACCGAGGAGTTTGGGCTATCCCGGCACAGGACGATTCAACTTCACAGCTTACGGCGGTTTTGAAGGCATGCTCACCGCCGGCGCGTGGCCGGTGGGATGGAATGTGTGGCCTCCCAGGAAGGTTGAGGACCCCGGTAATCGCATCAACTTTCAGGACGTCCTTTCCCACTCCGGATCGAACATTTACCCGTACGCCGAGGATTGGGAGGAATTGTGGCAGAGAGCGGGTAACGCCTTCCAGCCTGAGGTCTTTTTCACCTACGGCGCAAACGTCGTTATGAATATCATCAGGCCCGAAGCCGCAGAAAAATTTCTCAAGAAAATTCCCTTCGCCGTCGGGTTGCAACCATTTCACAACGAGACCACTGAAGGCTTTTGCGACATCGTGCTGCCCGAATGCCATTACCTCGAGACGCTGGACATCACATGCGGGTTCGGCGTCACTTACAATTATCCGACGGGAATGGACAAATGGAGTTTTCATCTGAGGCTGCCTGTCACTGAGCCAAGAGGCGAGGCCCGCGACGTCCAGGACGTGATGAATGATCTGGCCGACCGTATCGGCATTCGGCCCCAGTACAACAGTGTGCTCGATGATTTTTACACATTCAGGAAAGCCCGGCCCCCGGAAAGTAATGGTCAGATCCCTCGCATTCTGGAGCCCGACGAGCACGTATCGAATCCGGAACTTGTCGACAGGATACTCAAATACCATTTCGGCAGCGAGCACGATCTTGCGTGGTTCAGGGATCACAGCCTCATAACGTGGTACAAAAAGCCCGAAGAGGCTTATTGGCGCTGGTTCATCAACGCCCGTGTGCCCATGTATCATGAAGCGGTGGAAGCAGACAGAGAAGAAATAAAGAAGAAGGCTGAGAAAATCGGTTTTCAGTTGAACTGGGGTTATTTCACCGGTATGACCAGTTATTTCCCGTCGGTCATCTATACCGAGCTGCCTGAGGATTCCGAGTACGACCTGCTCATCATCTCTCAGCGCGATCCCCTCATGACGTACCGCTTTACCGCGCACAACCCTTATATCAATGGCGCGGCCCAGCTCAATCCCTACACGTACAACATAGCCATGAATGTGGAAACAGCGAAGAGAAAAGGTATCAAAGATGGTGACACCATCTGTCTTGAGAATCGCTTCGGCGACACACAGACCGGACGAGTGAAATTAACCGAGCTGATACATCCGAGGGTGGTTGCTGCGGTCGGCCTCGGAAGCTGGGCCAAGGGCAGGCCCATCGCCAAAGGAAAAGGAATAAATCCTAATGCCCTTCTCCGCCATGACCAGCGCCATTTCTGTCCCATATCAGGGGCAGCCGAGCCGACAGCAAGAGTCAAAGCATACCGGAAATAG
- a CDS encoding ABC transporter substrate-binding protein, with product MKARKAWYGFCLVALSIMVLCAAAHGAEPAKKATKTAILKIGASAPLSGIMSPWGIPETEIASLYIDALNEDGGIVVGDTAYKLVFVKSDDKATPDGIKASGDRLIHTEKVNVVVGGWMMPIATVMGREGAAANIPVIHAVREAPGFEVVTPKAPAMFDLCWPQLQTMDTYIPALKKGALPNIKTYALISKDDTYGRSMMQSILNLKQEWQNKYGLELVYDSIFPITAQDMTPWLSKIAALPKKADLIFAVSATAPNMAMIAKQSYEMGLKVPVITVPNLTDVNEFIKITGYEAAQYVYTSGCGPWDYPKTSPKFKEMSLRVRKMYKDKHGTEFNFGDAFGWFANQVAAYVTAIKLANSVKTEDIVRALETKPIEHFYGTSTASGEKTYGIKRILNYAVMISKITGREQKPVATVPSWPVP from the coding sequence ATGAAGGCGAGAAAAGCATGGTATGGCTTCTGCTTGGTGGCTCTTTCGATCATGGTACTCTGTGCAGCGGCTCACGGCGCGGAACCGGCCAAAAAGGCAACCAAAACAGCTATACTGAAAATAGGCGCCTCAGCCCCCTTGAGCGGAATTATGTCGCCGTGGGGAATCCCCGAAACGGAAATAGCCTCACTTTATATCGATGCCCTGAATGAAGACGGGGGCATTGTCGTAGGAGATACCGCGTATAAACTGGTCTTCGTAAAATCGGACGACAAGGCCACCCCCGACGGTATAAAGGCATCGGGCGACCGGCTTATTCACACTGAAAAAGTCAACGTGGTGGTCGGGGGCTGGATGATGCCGATAGCGACAGTGATGGGCCGTGAGGGCGCGGCGGCCAACATACCGGTCATCCACGCGGTGAGAGAAGCGCCCGGTTTCGAAGTGGTAACCCCTAAAGCGCCGGCCATGTTCGATCTTTGTTGGCCTCAGCTTCAAACCATGGACACGTATATTCCTGCGCTGAAGAAGGGTGCACTGCCGAACATCAAGACGTACGCACTCATAAGCAAGGACGACACGTACGGCCGCTCCATGATGCAGTCGATACTCAACCTGAAGCAGGAATGGCAGAACAAATACGGCCTCGAGCTGGTGTACGATTCCATATTTCCTATAACGGCCCAGGATATGACACCGTGGCTCTCAAAGATCGCCGCCTTGCCCAAGAAGGCGGATTTGATCTTCGCTGTATCTGCTACTGCCCCCAATATGGCGATGATAGCAAAGCAGTCGTATGAGATGGGCCTCAAGGTGCCTGTTATTACGGTTCCCAATTTGACCGACGTGAATGAATTCATCAAGATTACGGGCTACGAGGCTGCGCAGTATGTCTACACGTCAGGATGCGGCCCCTGGGATTACCCGAAGACTTCGCCCAAGTTCAAAGAGATGTCGCTGCGCGTCCGCAAGATGTATAAAGATAAACACGGCACGGAATTCAATTTCGGCGACGCATTCGGCTGGTTTGCCAACCAGGTGGCAGCCTATGTGACGGCCATCAAACTCGCAAACAGCGTCAAGACCGAGGACATTGTCAGGGCGCTGGAGACCAAACCTATAGAACATTTCTACGGGACGAGCACAGCCAGCGGCGAAAAGACCTACGGTATCAAACGTATCCTCAATTATGCCGTGATGATATCGAAGATAACCGGCCGCGAGCAGAAGCCTGTTGCGACGGTTCCCAGCTGGCCGGTGCCGTAA